Proteins encoded together in one Meles meles chromosome 7, mMelMel3.1 paternal haplotype, whole genome shotgun sequence window:
- the LOC123946056 gene encoding olfactory receptor 6C74-like, which translates to MSNHTQAIVFTLAGLTDDPQLKVVLFVFLLLTYLLSVTGNLTIITLTLVDTHLKTPMYFFLRNFSFLEISYTTTCIPKLLVTMATGDKTITYDNCITQVFFAFLLGASEFYLLAAMSYDRYVAICKPLHYTTIMNSKICIQLVFCCWLAGFFTIFVPLLLGLKLDFCASKIIDHFYCDTTPLMQISCSDTQLVETMGFISASMTLVVTLLMVIISYAFIALTILKIPSSKQKKKAFSTCSSHMIVISLSYGSCIFMYVKPSVKQRISFSKGIAVLNTSVAPLLNPFIYTLRNQQVKKAFMNMIHRVVSFSNK; encoded by the coding sequence ATGAGCAACCACACACAAGCGATAGTGTTTACACTGGCAGGTTTGACTGACGACCCACAATTGAAAGttgtgttatttgtctttctgcttctCACCTACTTGCTGAGTGTCACTGGCAATCTGACCATCATCACACTCACCCTGGTGGATACTCACCTCAAGAcccccatgtattttttccttcgGAATTTTTCCTTCTTAGAAATTTCCTATACTACTACATGCATCCCTAAATTGTTGGTTACTATGGCAACTGGAGACAAAACCATAACCTATGATAATTGTATTACTCAAGTgttttttgccttccttcttggtGCATCTGAATTTTACTTGCTGGCTGCTatgtcctatgaccgctatgttGCTATCTGTAAGCCCCTGCATTACACAACCATCATGAACAGTAAGATCTGCATTCAACTTGTCTTCTGTTGTTGGCTTGCTGGATTCTTTACCATCTTTGTACCTCTCCTCTTAGGCCTAAAGCTTGACTTCTGTGCCTCCAAAATTATTGACCATTTCTACTGTGACACAACTCCCCTCATGCAGATCTCATGCTCAGACACACAGCTCGTTGAGACCATGGGGTTCATTTCTGCATCGATGACACTTGTGGTCACATTGCTAATGGTTATAATTTCATATGCTTTTATTGCCTTAACAATTCTAAAAATCCCTtcaagtaagcagaagaaaaaagctTTTTCAACATGTTCTTCTCACATGATTGTGATATCCCTCTCTTATGGCAGCTGCATCTTCATGTATGTTAAACCTTCAGTTAAACAAAGAATATCTTTTTCCAAGGGAATTGCAGTGCTCAATACTTCCGTGGCCCCACTATTGAATCCTTTCATCTACACTTTAAGGAACCAGCAAGTGAAAAAAGCTTTCATGAACATGATACACAGGGttgtttctttctcaaataaatga
- the LOC123946048 gene encoding olfactory receptor 6C6: protein MFSFAVFVHIREMKNQSMEIEFILLGLTDDPQLQIVIFMFLFLNYTLSVMGNLIIILLTLLDPRLKTPMYFFLRNFSFLEIIFTTVCIPRYLITIVTREKTISYNNCAAQLFFILLLGVTEFYLLAAMSYDRYVAICKPLHYPIIMNSRVCYWLVLSSWLTGFLIIFPPMLMGLKLNFCASKIIDHFMCETSPILQISCTDTRVLELMSFIFAVVTLVVTLVLVILSYTCIMKTIMKFPSAQQRTKAFSTCTSHMIVVSMTYGSCIFMYIKPSAKERVTVSKGVALLYTSIAPLLNPFIYTLRNQQVKEVFWDMLQKMCFSKKQL, encoded by the exons atgttttcctttgctgtattt GTGCatataagagaaatgaaaaaccaaTCAATGGAAATAGAGTTCATTCTCCTGGGACTGACAGATGACCCACAATTGCAAATTGTGAttttcatgtttctctttcttaattaCACATTGAGCGTGATGGGGAACTTAATCATTATTCTCCTCACCCTGCTAGATCCTCGCCTCAAGACACCAATGTATTTCTTTCTCCgtaatttctcatttttagaaaTCATATTCACAACAGTATGTATTCCCAGATACTTGATAACCATTGTGACTAGAGAAAAAACCATCTCATATAATAATTGTGCAGCtcaattgttttttattcttttactggGAGTTACAGAGTTTTACCTTCTGGCTGCTatgtcctatgaccgctatgttGCCATCTGTAAACCCTTGCATTACCCAATCATTATGAACAGCAGAGTGTGCTATTGGCTTGTACTTTCCTCTTGGCTAACCGGATTCCTAATCATCTTTCCTCCTATGCTAATGGGACTCAAGCTCAATTTCTGTGCTTCCAAAATAATTGATCACTTTATGTGTGAAACTTCTCCTATCCTGCAGATATCCTGCACAGATACCCGTGTCCTAGAATTGATGTCTTTTATCTTTGCTGTGGTGACCCTTGTGGTCACATTGGTGTTAGTGATTCTCTCCTACACTTGCATCATGAAGACCATTATGAAATTCCCTTCGGCACAGCAAAGGACCAAAGCTTTTTCCACTTGTACTTCCCATATGATTGTTGTCTCCATGACTTATGGGAGCTGCATCTTTATGTATATTAAACCATCTGCCAAAGAAAGGGTGACTGTATCCAAAGGTGTAGCTTTGCTGTATACCTCAATTGCCCCTTTACTAAACCCCTTCATTTATACCCTAAGGAACCAGCAGGTGAAAGAAGTCTTCTGGGATATGTTACAAAAGATGTGTTTTTCAAAAAAGCAATTGTAA